A region of the Candidatus Pelagibacter ubique HTCC1062 genome:
AGAATTTTTGAGTATTTAGTTAGTTTTTTTTGCTTTAATAAAAAATTATTAAAGGACTGGATATATTTAGCTGATGAAATCCAAGTTTTATTATCCCAATTTTTTATACTTAACATTACCTAATTTAAAACATTTTAACTTATATTTAAATAAAGTATTAGTAACTCATGTTTAAAAAGTTGCATATATTTCTTGGCGCAACTGTTGCAGATGCAGCAGCCCGACCTTTGCACTGGGTGTATGATGAAAAAAAACTAAAATCTTATATTAAAGGAAAAAAAAATATTGCTTTCTTTAAACAAAATAGATCCCCATTCTACTCTATTAAAACAGGTGAAGTTTCAGGATATAATGATGTGGGTCAAGTAATGTTTAAAACATTAACTAAGACCACTAATCATAAAGAGGTTATTAAACTTTTTAAAAAGAATATTGTCAAAAATTTTGGACCAGGGTCAAAATATTGGAAAAATTTATCTTTAAGAAAAAAATACAAAAAGATTAAGTGGAAAACAGCCATGAAAGGTCCATGGATCCATCAAAATATTTTAGAAACTATCAAAAATATTAAATTAAAAAAAACTATCACAGGTGGGACTAAAGTTAACGAGTCTGATGGGTATTGTGCAAGCCTACCCTTTTATTTTTCAAATAATTCTGACCACAAAACAAAACAAATTATAAGAACGGTTGCTAATGGTAAAATTAGCGAACAATTTGCATTGGCAAAACTTAAGATTATTGATTTAGCTGATAAGGGGGACAAGGATCCAGTTAATAGCTTTTTAAGAAAAAATATAAAAAATAAATACTTTAAAAATGTCATTGAAAACATCAAAAAAGTTAAAAAGGTAAAATCAAAACCCCACAATTTTGTTGTAAAGAAATTTGGTAAAGCATGTAGTTATCCAGGTACTTTTAATGGAGGAATACATGCAATCATAACCTCTAAAAGTTTTAAAACTGCGGTTATTAAAACAATTAAAGCTGGTGGATGCAATTGTTCTCGTGCTAATTTTGTCGGTGCTTATTTTGCAGCTTATAAAGGTTTAAAAGGTATTCCTCAGGATTGGATAAAAAAAACAAATCCTGCAAAATCTATACTGAAATTTATTGCTTAAATGCAAAACCCATCCATTAAATACATTTTAAAATTATCTATTCCAATTTTCTTTGCAAATTTGGCTATTCCATTAGTTGGTATTATTGATACTGGTTTAATGGGTAACCTTGGTAACTTATCATATTTATCAGCAACTTCAGTGGCTGCTAATTTATTTTCTATGATTTTTTGGAGCTTTGGTTTTTTAAGAATGGGAACCGTTGGATTGGTTTCACAAGCCTATGGAAAAGAAGATTATACAGAAATATTTAATATTGTTATTCGAAATTTAGTTTTTGTTTTGCTAATTTCATTGATCTTAATTTTATTACAAAGTTTTATATTTAATCTAAGTGCGGGTATTTTTAATTTATCAGACACTACTAGGGAATTTTACCAGGATTACTTTCAAATAAGAATTTATTCAGCGCCTGGTGAGTTAACCCTTTACATTATAACTGGTTTATTTGTTGGATTACAGAAAACTAAAATTTCAAGTTTAGCTGTTGGTCTTTTTTCGATTCTAAATATAATTTTAAGTATTATTTTTGTTTCAAAATTTGATTTAAATATCAAAGGGGTTGCTTATGGGACTTTAGTCTCTGCACTTTTGATATCTACATCTTTTTTAATTTATACATTTTGGTATCTAAATAAAATGTCTAAAATCAATATCAATATTAATGAATTAATAGATCTAAATAAACTTAAAAACATTTTTAATATTAATCTAAATATATTTATTAGAACCATTTTACTAACTTTTTCATTTTTTTGGTTTACTTACCTTGGCAGTCAAATAGGTGAAGATTACATTGCAGCAAATGCAATTCTTATTAACCTGGTCTTTTTGTCTGCTTTCATTCTTGATGCTTATGCATTTTCAACCGAAGGTATGGTTGGTTATTCCTTAGGTAAAAAAGATATAAGCTTGTTTAAAAAAATTGTTAAAAACTCTTTTATTTTAAGCACCCTTACTGGATTAATTATTTCGATAATTTATTTTTTTATTAACAAACACGTCATTACACTAATGTCTGATATTGAAACTATTAGAAATCTAAGTTCTTCTTATGCAGTATGGCTAATACTAATGCCTTTAATTTCATCATTTTGTTATCAATTTGATGGAATATTTATTGGTGCATCACAAACAAAAGAGCTTAGAAATGCCATGATTTTTTCTGTATTTTCTTATCTATTAATGTCTTTATATTTAACAAAATTAATGGGTAATACAGGTATCTGGATATCTTTATGCTTGTTTATGGTGCTAAGGGCTTTATCTTTATTTTATTACCTAGACAGAATTTATTTAAGATTTAGTACCACTAAATAAATACAACTGCCCCTGATAAAATGGTATTCTAAATCAATGTTATTTCGACAACTCTTTGATAAAGCTTCAAGCACATTTACATACCTAATAGCTTCTGCAAAAGGAAGAGAGGCCTTAATCATTGATCCAGTGTTAGAAAATGTTGAACAATATATTAAGCTCCTTAAAGAACTAGATTTAAAGTTAGTAAAAGTTATTGATACTCATATCCATGCTGACCATATCTCAGGTATTGCCGAACTAAGAGATAAAACGAATTGCGTTACAGTAATGGGTGACAAAACCCCTGCTGATGTGGTTGCAATGCAAGTTGCCGATGAAGAGACAATTAAAATTGATGGCTTAGAATTACAGGCAATTTATACCCCAGGTCACACCATAGAAAGTTTTAGCTTCTTAATGAATGATAGGGTTTTCACTGGAGATGCATTATTAATTAGAGGAACCGGTAGAACAGATTTTCAAAATGGAAATGCAAGAGATTCGTATAATTCTATTTTTAATAAACTTTTAAAACTTCCA
Encoded here:
- a CDS encoding MATE family efflux transporter, with the translated sequence MQNPSIKYILKLSIPIFFANLAIPLVGIIDTGLMGNLGNLSYLSATSVAANLFSMIFWSFGFLRMGTVGLVSQAYGKEDYTEIFNIVIRNLVFVLLISLILILLQSFIFNLSAGIFNLSDTTREFYQDYFQIRIYSAPGELTLYIITGLFVGLQKTKISSLAVGLFSILNIILSIIFVSKFDLNIKGVAYGTLVSALLISTSFLIYTFWYLNKMSKINININELIDLNKLKNIFNINLNIFIRTILLTFSFFWFTYLGSQIGEDYIAANAILINLVFLSAFILDAYAFSTEGMVGYSLGKKDISLFKKIVKNSFILSTLTGLIISIIYFFINKHVITLMSDIETIRNLSSSYAVWLILMPLISSFCYQFDGIFIGASQTKELRNAMIFSVFSYLLMSLYLTKLMGNTGIWISLCLFMVLRALSLFYYLDRIYLRFSTTK
- a CDS encoding ADP-ribosylglycohydrolase family protein, which encodes MFKKLHIFLGATVADAAARPLHWVYDEKKLKSYIKGKKNIAFFKQNRSPFYSIKTGEVSGYNDVGQVMFKTLTKTTNHKEVIKLFKKNIVKNFGPGSKYWKNLSLRKKYKKIKWKTAMKGPWIHQNILETIKNIKLKKTITGGTKVNESDGYCASLPFYFSNNSDHKTKQIIRTVANGKISEQFALAKLKIIDLADKGDKDPVNSFLRKNIKNKYFKNVIENIKKVKKVKSKPHNFVVKKFGKACSYPGTFNGGIHAIITSKSFKTAVIKTIKAGGCNCSRANFVGAYFAAYKGLKGIPQDWIKKTNPAKSILKFIA